CCACAGCATCCTCGGAAACAAGTACGTTAGCGATAAACAGTCGAATTCTAGCTAAAAGACGAAATGTTTTGTCGCTTTGGTCTAACCCTTTTGTGTGAAATGGAAACAGATGGTCGGCGATTGCGGCCAGGCTTCCTGGGAGGACAGACAACGAGATCAAGAACTACTGGAACACACACATTAGAAAGCGGCTGCTGCGGATGGGAATCGACCCAGTCACCCACAGCCCCCGCCTCGACCTCCTCGACCTCTCCACGCTCCTAAACCCCTCTCTCTACggccaacaacaacaacaatacaACATCAACTTCTCCAGACTACTGGGAAGTCAACCTTTGATCAGCCCCGAGCTGATAAGGTTGGCTTCCTCCTTGCTCTCCTCCGACCGTCGAAGCCAGCAGCCGCTTCTCGCGCCCCAGAGCCAACTCACTACGAATTGCTACAATCAAACTTCTCCGTCTCACCTTCCCGCCACTTCCAATCAAAATCAGAATCAAGATCACTTGATGCAATACGGCGGCCAGAATCTGGGCGCCGTATTGGGGGAGTGGCCGGAATATGATCAGATCGGAAACTACGGTTACTACGGGTCGGATCAGTCGATGGTGGACCCGGGCACGGGTCAGTCGTCAGAGATATCGGCCTTTCAGTCAAACAGCAGCAGCAACGGCTTCAGTTTCCAATCCGTTTTGTCGAACATCTCGACGCCGTCGTCGAGCCCGACGGCGTTGCATTCTTACAACATGACGGAGGATGAGAGGGAGAGTTACTGCAGCGATATGTTGAAGTTCGACATTGCGGCGGATATCTTGGATTtcatctgattttttttttagtttaatttggaCTTTCTCAAGTTGTATGTTTCTTGTGAAAACCAATATCACTTCAACTATAGCTTGTTCAATTAACTTTTTTCTAATGCTCACCATCATCTGACTATGTAACACCATCTTTCTTACAAAGTTAGTATTATTAAGGTTAataaatactctctctgtccaccatttaaagaactCTTTTGTCCATCATTTAAAGAActcttttgtcattttgatttgTGCACGATTTATAaaaccatttactttattccacttttagcATGTGGATCCCACATCCCACCAACTTTTTGCACTCACaatctaatactccctccatcccattaaatatgcaacatttgggaATTGGTACAaatttttatgtagtgttgttttgtggttaatggagagagagtaaagtaagagagatgaaaaattagagatagagatgtttccattttaggaaacgtttcatttttaatgggacaaattaaaaaggaaaacgtttcatttctaatgggacaaatggagtataaaactaatactttgaATGGGTCAcatattccactcacttttttcatttacttttcttcacaaagtcaaacaatttcttaaaacccgtgtcgagtcaaaatgactctttaaatgatagacggagggaatattcaAATTATGATcacataaaatttgaaaatactgAATTATGAGGTTTCAATTTTTCTAAGATGtgacaattgaaaaaaattaacacTTTATAATGAAAATATTTCGTTTTCAAACCTCAGATACGTccgtaattaaaaaaaattccgtgattgaattaattattgtcccaccttgttattattattatttgtacggcgaggaaaaatgaaaattagaaGAAATTGATATATATCGAAAGAGTCAAAATCACATTAGACTTTTGTAAATTTACTATTGTATTTGGTAGCATGATAGGGGGATTATCTGTTTATTAATgatgttttaaattattatatatttgcATGGATACCAAAAGGGAAACCACCGTCATTAATTATTGGGACTTTCTTaatacatatatcaaattatttttagtaatttcatATCTTGCGTATTAGTAATTCGAGCTTATTGTCTGATTAACTTGCTTAAATGGGAAAACCAAAGCCATTAAATTAATCCAAAAATTGAtaaggaaaaaaggaaaaaaaaggaagaagatgGATTTAGCAGTGAGATGCTGGTTTCATCCACCCCGACAGCGGAGTTGCGGCGGCGGTAGCTCAGCCGCCGACAGTGAGCAGAGAAGCTGCCACGTGGTGGTGCCACCTGTTATCACACAACAATTTACGTGCTACTAAtaaagtaattattttattaataaaacaattttGCATGGGTTAATTTAAGCGGGGGTTTGACTAAAATTGGGGTGCACGTGTCCAGATGCTGTGGGGCTGGGGACCACTCCAAACAAAAGGGCGAGCTTTACTTAAAAATCATGGCGTGGCTCTTGTGCAATTTGTTGTCTCTTTTGTCCTCCCAAACAATTAATGAGGCCTTCGTCAAACCCTCGGTTTACTATCGCGCCAGGACAAGTGGTGCCAACGACGCAGACTCTGGGTCCCGCTCCCGCACAGGTTGCGAATCCAGTCGCAAATTGCGACCTGTTGTGCATTTGGCGGGGAGATACTGTATGAATTTTTTAATAGGGCTGAGTTTTAGTGTTGAACTTTAGAATCTTACTGATTCAAGAATTGTcggttttgattttttaaaaattagaattgTGTATGAGACCGAAAAAACATAGTTGTTTCTATTATATTTCATGATCGTTGGCTTTTCGCCTGATTTTTTAAGCGATTTTTTATTCTCCACATGACTGATTTCCCTTGGTTTTAGCCAAATTTAGTGATTAACTGTTGTTTAAGGTATGAAAGATTTTGGAACTACAACTGAACAAGTAGATTGAATATGTTGATTTTGATTTAACTCGTGAGAGACAATTACAGTTTAATCATGCACCCCACTTAATCTAGATATATTATAAGTAGGGACGGATGACAatcgaaattttaattaaatttcgaATCAATCTTAAGATAATTAAATTGTTGGATTTGGACCGATGACACAGATTTTTTGTCACATTATAAATTTTTGATGTACatacattttgtttgtttaaGTCAATCAATCGATTTTAAGTTAGATCAACATCTCCATTTAGACTCTTCGGTACTAATTTTTTCTTTAATCCTCCACAATCCTCCGTCTATTTATTCAAATCAACCTATCTAGTTTCTTATTTTTAATTCCCTAATCTACAAAAGTAAATAATTATATGTTATGATATTCAGTATAGTAGTATGAACAGGTGGGAAGGTATTAATTGCTATCGAAGTGTGTATGCATTTTAAGTAGTCAAAATAAACCTTTTGAATTATATAAAGTAGAAAATTGTTTGTGTAGCATGAACGCAGATATTGAGTCTTCACCGTACGATAATGGCCTTTTTTGCGGCCATTAAATTTTGGATGGACGTCATGTACATATCACACTTGCATCATGCACATATTTCTCTTGACATAATTAATCATGAAAGTTAAATTATGGAAACAATAAAGGCTTACTTGGTTTATATTATAACAAAGCTTTAACATACAGTATTTTGATAAACAATAGAGACTTGTCTATTCTATATTAATTCAAGGCAATTTGTcagaaaatcatgaattttggttaaattctgcttaaaattttataaccttaaaaaatcacaaattttagtactaacatttttctcaattttcatGAACTAAAGATTCTAGTAACCTATTTGTAATATATTGTTGATTTGACACACATGTTTTTTTCAAATTGATGACGTATTCGAGTTATTTACTAAATGTGTTgagaaaaatcataaaattcacCAACAGGTCTGATCCATGTAGAAATGTTTCGGATGTTACATTAGATACAATTTTATCCAAATTAGACATTGtgggaaaatagaaaaaaaatagtaaaattcatgatttttattatgaaatttGAAAGTTGCGAAATAGtaatttgatcaaaattcaTAGTTTTTCTTGCAATTTGacttataatatatttaaatataaccaTTTATTGTAGCACTCGATTTAGATGTATTCTTTACATTAATTAGTGCTATATCAATTAAGTGAAAATCATGTGCAATTGATAATATACAGCTGGTTTTAGAATCTGTcttcatataattcattataaATTAGATAATCATTGTGACTTTAGATTATTAATATAATCAATCGAGGTCAATGTGATTAATTGCCTGATTAACGTGTCGAAAAATACAGGGTCGTAAATGTAAGGAAAATACATGCAATTGAAGTCGACCATATCCAAATACGAAAAGTCGCTATTTTGCTTAAAAACGCCTTTCACTATCTGGCTCGACCGCCCAAAGAAAAAAAAGCACTTCCACAATTTTGAACAAACTCGTCGTCGACTCTTAAAGTGGGCTCGTGTCTTTTCTATGTACTTTCAAATAAGTCAATAAATAAACGAATTTTGAGGCTGTAGCAATTTTCCATGAAATGGGTTTTCGACGTAATCAATTCTGAGGTAGTGAGTAGAATATCTAAGTAGGGGTGAACGCAGAAAAAATTGATAGTAAGGACTACCTACAAGTAGGAATTTGTTCTTCAGTAATAATGACTTGGCAAGGGCTTAACACAAAATTTCAATTACCTGCTTACTAGTTACAAGCGACGAGGTTATGGGTGGTCGCAATGATAATGGTTGAGGCTATGTCGTCGTAAATTGAAGAGTGAAAATGAGAGACACGAGAAAAGGGGGCGAGGGTGAGAGAAATAACGTCGTTTGATTGAGgtggaaattaaaaataaattttgattttaaaaaatcatttgagTGTCACGCCTACTTTAATTGTGTCATGTATATTCCATACTACTTAATGTCGCCACACTGTCATATTTAATTCGTCCGAAATTATAAATTGTTAGAAATTTACTACAACCTCAAACTTCATGCATATATTAACTTAATTTAAAGTTcgtggaaaaaataaaatatgcccGAAGGTAGCATATGGGGACACTAATATTCCTATTTTTGGAATTAGTGGCATTATTTAGTCCATCAACCCAAGAAATTGTGGTTTAAAGCATGGAGTTTTTCAACTAAAGAAAACATGAAAAAGGGGACAGGCTAGTATTTTAAATAATCCATTTGATTATTGTATTTTTCATGGTTGACTTTTGGTAATCTATCTCTTTTTGGAGGTGAGAATGCATGATTGCAGTTTGATTGATGATTGTTGGATTAAGTTTAATTTAAATGAGTTGTTGGTTGTTGCTTTTGAGACTGTTTTTGGATTCAGCATGAGTTTAATCTATCTCTTTCTCGTTGTTCgctattaaatattttatttttttaattttattttgagatGTCTGTAATTATATGTCTCACTTTAATCTTCCATATGTATCCttcaactaactcattacactcaattttattataaattaagtactgtaataaataaataagacgtatattttactaactttttctatttaataagATGTATATTTTTAGCTAACTTTTTCCATCTAATTTTTATAGTACGTATTTCATAAAATATGCGTCAATCTCACAACTGGGCTGCTTGCATTCCATAGCTGCACTAGTAATAGGATTTTTCTTACAATTTATTATTGTCAAATAAATAGGGGCGACTTAAATCATGCAGATTGGATTCTCTTTAGTTACGAAGAAATTCATGTAATATATCCTTTTCATCAATAAAATTATCAGTAATATATTCAGCATTCACCCCCATATAAACTTTAAGTCTTCAAAGAAACTCCATATTTGACATTATGAATATGACATATGTGATAAATGTTcttaaaaattgtaaaaaagtCTGTAAAATGAATGTCTGTCAACTCTTTACATAAACCAGCTAAGATTTTTATCCACAAGTCCAAAGCATCTTTAGATTCACTGCTAGCTGGTTTTTGGACTACGCTGTCACTAGGAAAATGACATCTGATTAACAATTAAGTTTAGACAAACTTCACATATTAatttccttgtaattaaatcTCGAGGAATGatatgtttatatattttatgtgaGCACCACTCTCATTTGACGCACACTTAGcgttgtttattttgatttatatatttaatatgatTATAATACATAAAAAGTGTTATTGAaccttttaattttacaaaattcataaaaataaactCGATCTGCTCGTTTCCTCTAtactttcaaataaattaataaaataacaaattaagttttaatttttactgTATTAGAACCAaactaaatatttaaataaaaatgaacaaCGTGAGCGTCAAACGAAAATGGTTCTTACATAAGGAGCTCATATAAGAAATCTAGCGTATCATTCCTAGTTAAATCTCTAcactactaattaattaataaaatcaggAAGAAATATTCAAATTTCTCAAGCTTTGTTTCGGCATGATGTCATGGCATTGTAACACTGCCGGCATTTTCGACCTTAAGAAAATCGGCATATTAATTTTACGCAAATTGATTATGATTGTGTATGACATCATTTGTATACCATTGGCCTTAATAAGTCTTCCCACCTTATCGCCTCATtcaccttttcttttcttttcttttctttgcaTATATTGTtgcattaaataatttaaattgatattATGTCATTATAGGCACGCGACATATAGCATTATATATTTGCTTATACCATTATTTCAAGTATGGGAAATCTATATGATTTAAGATGAATTATATAATACAAAATCGAGAAAGATACACTATATACATACAAAACGAAAGGCAATTTGAGTACTACAAATTTGACATGGGCTTGATTGTCTGGCAGGCCACAGCCCGACATATTGGGTCATTGGCCCAAAATGAGACCCGATATCGAATTGATATAAATGACCCCAAAATATGGCCCAAAATAAAACCCGATATCGAATTGCTATAAATAACTCAAAAATATTTCCAAATAATTTATACGATTACCCATACACCTCAGCTCAAATGCATGCTCTAGAAAATTGGTCATGGATTTGTTTTTTTGCAGAGAAATTTCGGAAAAAGggattaaattcgctgacctttcgaaatTTGACATTCAATTCATTGACTTTTCGGAATATGGGATCGGGGCATGCGAATTTTTTAGAATAAgggatttttatatttttctcttttttctgtTATTTTCTCTTATTATATCTCTTATAACATTTATGAATTGACCAAATTATccacataaaatttaaattccaAATTCTAAAACTCTTGTATGCTATTTGAAAGTTTTCCAGACAATTGATACAAGAATTCTTTAAAGCCCTCATTTTTTCTGGTATGCTCTGATTTTCAGGTGCACTATGTGCGTCGTCCTTGATGGACAAGCAAGGAGACAAGTGCTTCTGATTGGAAGTTACCTTGGAATGGTATCTAAATAAATGTTACAAAATAGCATATTTTCAGATAGCCACTTGAGTCTATGTCTATTGCATAGAAGTAGACGTGCTGCCACCAGTTCAATTACTGTATCAATTGTCTGGAAAACTTTCAAATAGCATACAAGAGTTTTAGAATTtggaatttaaattttatgtggATAATTTGGTCAATTCATAAATGTTATAAGAGATATAATAAGAGAAAATAacagaaaaaagagaaaaatacaaaaatccCTTATTCTAAAAAATTCGCATGCCCCGATCCCATATTCCGAAAGGTCAATGAATTGAATGTCAAatttcgaaaggtcagcgaatttaatccctttttccgaaatttctcttttttGCATGAGTAGATATTTAATAGTAGTCGGGATACACAGTGGCACTTGGTATATATGTTGAAACAATCATAATTATACTACAAAAATTTTCACTTGATCTCCTTATGTTGCTCTATTTCTATGAAGATTTTTACAATTAtgatatactacctccgtcccatattaagtgtcacattttaccatttcagttcgtcccacaataagagtcacatttcacttttatcataaatggtaagtagatcccacattctactcacattttattataaaattaatatatatatatatatatgtgggacccatagtccactaacttattcaacctatttttttctttacatttcttaaaatctgtgacCACACTAAGCGTGACATTTAATGTGGGACGAAGCTAGTACTGACAGTAGACACACCACGAGATGACATGACAGTACACCCAATCACCACATTTTTactctattcacatgttaaaatCAAAATGTATCGCTaataggggtgagcaaaaaaaccggaaaccgaatatccgaaccgaaccaaaccgaaattttgaaattcggttcggttttttcagtttatcggttcggttcggttcggttttaaaaataaaaaaatttcagtttttcggttcggttcgggcgaggaaaaaaaccgaaaaaccgaattatatatatattctattaatttaatatattatattatatatataatatatatatatatatatatatatatatatattcttttaatatattctactatataatatatattatatatattattaattttatattatatataaatattctattagtatatataaaataaaataaaatacacatatataaatatatatttatattatatttatttttttcaggttttccggttttttttcgggtttttcgggttcggttcggtttgaattttgaactaaattcggtttttcggttttggtggttttggcaaaaaactgAACccaaacccgaatgcacacccctaatcGCTAAACATGTAAAACTAATCAcaaattgttgaaaattttaatcGCGCAAATCACGAAATTTCATATATTCTCAATTGTTCTGGTTAAATTTCTCAATAAAAACAAAACTATTTATTTGAGCAATTAATTAATCATCAAGTTATATCCAAAGTAACTTCAACATAATTCCGCCTCTCTATCTTTAAAAATAAGATTGTAGAAACCCCTCTTACATGAGTTTATACttaataaaatttgataaaaaatcATTGTATAAATTGAAGTTTTAGATCCATAGGAAGTAAATTTTCACACTCCCATGGCCATTCTTACTAGTATTTCTTAGTAATAAGAGAGAATCAAAAGTGCATCGGAATCAGTTGGAATATGGTGATGAGAATCTGTTTCAACACTTGTCCAAACCCTTGCACCACGTAGTCGATCATCCCCTCATTTTCACAACGCGTCTCTCTCCTTATAATATCTTCTTCTCTCCCACACCATTAGCTGCAGCATTAGATCGAGATGCGTCGGGCGTCGCTGGATCCGCTCGTGGTGGGCCGTGTGGTCGGAGACGTGCTCGACATCTTCGTCCCGACTGCGGAGCTGGCGGTGCGCTACACCGCTCAGAAGATCAGCATCAACGGCGGCAAGGTCAAGCCGTCCTCCGCCGCCGAACGGCCCAAAGTCCGCATCACCGGCGCCCCTAATAACTACTACACTCTTGTAAGTCCCTACCACTTCTTATTAACATCTAAACCCTTGCATGTAGTCTCACTAAATAATTACTAATAGTTGcaatcatatttttaattataagtaTAAGTTGTcgaaaaaatcatgaaatttggtcGTTTGATCAATTTCTAGCCATATCTCGCAACTTTAAAGTTAGCTTATAACACGAAGAATTCTGGTTTAAGGTAATATATTGTTGAAATTTTTCAATCAAAGCGCAttgcatatttttattataaaataggCATGTTTAACTCACGGACAGTGATATCCACATATGATTTCAGAACTATCATATCTGATGAACACCAAAAAGTCAATCCTTTTTGGCTGACTTTTAAAATTGCGAGATAGATTAAAAATTGACCAAACTATATGATTTGACAATTTGGTAGCTCCAATTATAATATACTATTCACCAAACACCCACCGCATTAATATAATGTAGGTATAAATTGATGTATGCATGATGATGACTTGTTTATTTGGGTACATGAGTAGGTCATGGTTGATCCTGACGCTCCTAGTCCGAGTGAACCCACATTTA
This DNA window, taken from Salvia splendens isolate huo1 chromosome 18, SspV2, whole genome shotgun sequence, encodes the following:
- the LOC121777187 gene encoding transcription factor MYB102-like: MGRAPCCDKNGLKKGPWTPEEDQKLLDYIHKNGCGNWRTLPKNAGLQRCGKSCRLRWTNYLRPDIKRGRFSFEEEETIIQLHSILGNKWSAIAARLPGRTDNEIKNYWNTHIRKRLLRMGIDPVTHSPRLDLLDLSTLLNPSLYGQQQQQYNINFSRLLGSQPLISPELIRLASSLLSSDRRSQQPLLAPQSQLTTNCYNQTSPSHLPATSNQNQNQDHLMQYGGQNLGAVLGEWPEYDQIGNYGYYGSDQSMVDPGTGQSSEISAFQSNSSSNGFSFQSVLSNISTPSSSPTALHSYNMTEDERESYCSDMLKFDIAADILDFI